AGCTTCCGCTCTTGAACAGCAGCTTGTCGGCTATCGAAATAAAGACAACCCCTTTTTCAACATTGACTTCAATGTCAGGGTCAGAAATACCAACCTCCCTTTTCAGGCTCGTTACCAAAGCCAGCGTCACACTGTCCTTTTTGGTGAGGGCATCCTGCATGCGGCTGATCTTCAGGTCTTTTTCCTTAATAGTCTCAAGGGCTTTCTCGATATTCTGCGCCCCTTGCGTAGTCAGGGTGGTCATGTTACCCATATTGTTGATCAGGTCGGAATTGTTCTTTTTAAGGAACTCCATCTGCTGGGCCAGCGCTTCTTTTTCGGTAAGGCACAGGTTCAATTTAACGGTGGTTGAATTCAGCAAATCCTGGATTTCCTTGTTTTTGGCTTCCAAAGCCGCAATTTTTTTCTTTGCGCCGCAAGAAGTAAGGGTTAACATACCCATTACTGAAAGCGCTAAAATGATTTTCCTCATGATGATGTGTTTTAGTTTCCGAACACAAAATTAAGGCTTTTATTACACAAATGTTAAAATCAGAAACCTAAACTATTG
The nucleotide sequence above comes from Flavobacterium magnum. Encoded proteins:
- a CDS encoding OmpA/MotB family protein; this translates as MRKIILALSVMGMLTLTSCGAKKKIAALEAKNKEIQDLLNSTTVKLNLCLTEKEALAQQMEFLKKNNSDLINNMGNMTTLTTQGAQNIEKALETIKEKDLKISRMQDALTKKDSVTLALVTSLKREVGISDPDIEVNVEKGVVFISIADKLLFKSGSYMVSDRAKEILAKVAKVINSKPDFECMVEGHTDNVPFISNGTLLDNWDLSVKRATSIVRVLTKDLKVNPAQLIAAGRSEFIPLVDNSNAENRATNRRTRIIVLPKIDQFYEMIEKEMKAQK